A genomic window from Glycine max cultivar Williams 82 chromosome 17, Glycine_max_v4.0, whole genome shotgun sequence includes:
- the LOC102663214 gene encoding transcription factor MYC1 isoform X2 translates to MSSPDLSSLWLSTPQSATPGPDTSRAPPPPPPQSQSPLQRRLQTLLEGARESWTYAIFWESSHDNFSGATLLRWGDGYYQGEEEDKAKGKAPKTTTSAEQARRKKVLLELNSLISGPSVSADDVDEEVTDTVWFFLLSMTQSFANGTTLPGQAFFNSTPVWVAGSDRLSELACERARQGRMYGLRTLVCIPSANGVVELASTEVIFQNPDLMNKVLDLFNFNAVDGHPTLPPRQRDIQNYWRVNRRRRWGIQNFKKVTMIG, encoded by the exons ATGAGCTCCCCCGACCTCTCCTCCCTGTGGCTGTCAACGCCGCAATCCGCCACTCCGGGACCCGACACGAGCAGAGCTCCGCCGCCTCCGCCGCCGCAATCTCAGTCTCCTCTACAAAGGCGGTTGCAGACGCTACTAGAAGGAGCTAGAGAAAGCTGGACCTATGCAATTTTCTGGGAGTCTTCTCACGACAACTTCTCCGGCGCTACCCTTCTCCGTTGGGGCGACGGCTATTACCAGGGCGAGGAAGAGGACAAAGCCAAAGGCAAAGCTCCCAAAACGACGACGTCTGCAGAACAGGCTCGCCGCAAGAAGGTTCTTCTCGAGCTCAACTCCTTAATTTCGGGGCCCTCGGTCTCCGCCGATGACGTGGACGAAGAGGTCACCGACACCGTGTGGTTCTTTCTGCTGTCCATGACTCAGTCTTTTGCTAACGGCACCACCCTCCCGGGCCAGGCTTTTTTCAACTCGACCCCGGTCTGGGTCGCCGGGTCCGACCGGTTATCTGAATTGGCCTGCGAACGGGCCCGGCAGGGGCGGATGTATGGGCTTCGGACTCTGGTTTGCATACCTTCCGCAAACGGCGTCGTTGAACTCGCTTCCACCGAGGTGATTTTCCAGAACCCTGATCTCATGAACAAAGTGCTCGATTTGTTCAACTTCAACGCAGTGGACGGCCATCCCACTCTACCACCACGACAACG AGACATTCAGAATTATTGGAGAGTAAATAGACGAAGGAGATGGgggattcaaaattttaaaaaggtcaCAATGATTGGTTGA